The DNA region TGcaggtaaatgtgtgtgtatgtggttaTGTCTGTATTTTGgtgtttgaaaacaaaaactttttCATGaactaaaatacaaaaaatttATTTCCTTGACTTGAAGAATGCAAGGATTTGGATTTGCTCATAATGTCTTTCATTGTTGTTGTATTTAGAAACTGAGTGTGTTTGCAGACAAGCTGATTTATGTGCTTCACTTCTCCCAACAGCTGCCTCCATGACAGCATTGCTGGTGACGGCGTGCATCATATGGTGCGTGTGCGCAGCCAAGTCCAATCATCAAAAAGATGGCTTCCACCGCTTGCGACAGCACAGAGATGATTACGATGATGAAATCCGTTTAATGTCTATGGGCTCGAAGAAGTCCTTGCTTGCCCATGAGTTTCAGGACGAGAgtgagagtgaggaggaaacGCTATATGCCAACAAAATCTGAGAAGCATTGCGCCAGTTTGCCTGTTGGCACAGTAATAGTTTGTTTGATCTCTCTGCAATATTTTCCCCTGGCCAATAgggaaaatgctttttttttctccacaagTGACACAAAGACTGAGAAAGACCCACATACACACGTTCTGATTCTCACCTCTGGCCATATAGTTACAAGTGCACCTAAATTAAAACTTAAAGAGCATCCAGCTGGCGTCTGGCCTGAAGGGGGTTCTCTTTGTTTGCTGCATCTCTGCTTGCCTGATTGAACAGGTCGAGCCATAGAGAAGACAGAGGTTTGGTCTAGTTTGGCTGTCATGTGTCTCTACAGAgcgttttgtctttgtttcctgaGCCTGGCTGAGGGTTAGACCAATAAATCCAAATGAATTCTGGATGAAAGTGCTAAATGTCATACAATCTCCCCACTGATGTCCATCATCATGATGTGTTGATCAATACTGGTCTGAGTTAGGAAGATATTTCAGTTATTTTCTATCTGAGACGACATTGTGACATTGAAGTGTCTCAGCAATTGTGATTCTGTAAAGTGCGACACTGTGCCTTGGCTTCTACAAAATCTATTGTCCAGTAGGGTCCTAGAGTGGGACAGGAAGCAGCCACATTGTAAGTAGATATTACTTGGATTATGTTGGAAATTGATCCACGCTATTCTCAGGTGGTAGGAATGAGAGACATATTGATTAAGAGACTGCTGAATTCCACTTTTGCACTGTTTCTGCACAGGTGACTCTACGCTTGCCGAACTGGGTTCAGTAGTTTTGCAATTTTCCAGTAAAGTGATgctgccaaaataaaaaaaaaaagaaacgaaaCAAAACTGGAGCAAGCTTCGCAAAAGCTTTAAAGCATCAGGGAGATCAAGCAAAACCCTTCCCAGTAAGTGCAAGGTGCTCTAACGTATGCATGGAGCTCACTTTCTGTATAAGGAAAGCAAGCGTCATCTCAGCACTGGCCAAGAAAACGCCTATGAAACTCACAACAGGCAAATGTGAGAAGAATGTATTTTTTCCCTACTTTTTGTTTAAAGATATTTATTTTAGAATATTTTGAAACTGCAGTCTGCCCTGCTTTTCACAAAGGatttatgttttcattgtatAGGAATGTCAGTTTTTGCCACCTAAttaactttgtttttctctctttttcaaCAATACCATGAATGAAAAGATTATATTGAGCTTTGTCCGTCCAATAGTGATTGGTGTGACTGAGTCTGTTGGAATGAACACGAACACTCCTGTGATATAATTTGAGCATTAATATGCAGTAGAAAATCAAATGATTTCATTGTATTTCACACCGGATTTGTTTAAACTAAtgcaatttttattttcttcttatGGTAATGGGGACGTAAGTCATTAGGGTGTTCAGTTGAACTGCCACCAACCaaaatttgtgttttaattgcgTCTATAGTTTAACTGCTCCACAATTAATTCAACTTAATGCACTGGATCATTAAAGTGACAATGCCTGGTTATGGTTTTGataatacatataataataGTTTAAAGGTACACTTCACCAGAAGCCTTGATTTAATGTCTGCTCTTTCAACAACAAATGGttttatgtacatatatatatatatatatatatatatatatatatattatttaccAACTGAGTCACAGTGTGAAAATTGAGGATCCTGCAGAGTTGGTGTGAACATTTTATAAAAACTGGAATCAACTGTAAATATTGTTCGCTAATTGCTGAAGGGGAAATAAGTGCAATTCATGCAAACCATGAATCTTCAGACAACAGTGAATTTCAGGAGACTGTCATAATGACATGCTAGCGTGCACTCAATGAAATAAAACTCCTCACAtctgtttgcctgttttattttatggtacaggttttgtttttttcacttgtAGAAAATAAATTACTGCAgtactttaaaaaaatatttaattcttCAGCTGAAGAAGAGTTTACAGTCTTATAGTTGTGTCTAATGTTAAGTAAAATGactgtttattttaatctaCAAGAATGCATAAATTTaaactttaattacatttcacAAATGACTTCTATAGCAATAATAAGGGAATAAAATCAGTGGTTTAGATGTTTTGTACCTGTATGCTAATGTTTTATACTATACTCAGACCatactaaaataataaatatgatcaGATTTTTACAAAGCTGTACACTAAGTAACGAGATGAGGCAGAAAAAATGTCTAAAACTGTCTAAATCTTGCTCAGCTCTATGAGGATCCATTTTTCTTCATACAATTATAACACCATTAGTCGCTGTACCGTTAAATGCATACGCGGTATTTTGACTGGCAGCCTTTTTGCCTCGCTGCCTGACAGGCTTGACTGTGGGCGAAAAGACAAGATGGTCTGTCTTTAAGGGCACGTGACCTACCCGGAACTTGGTGACGTAGCAGAACAACAAAGATGGCTGGAATAGGAAGCAGCAACTACTGGGAAGGTAAGGGACCAATACTGGAGTCAATTCACAGTAAACACTGTGTACAGCGACATGAAGTTCAGTTGTCTTAGTGTCAGCACTTTGTGTTTGTCGGTGTCGCCGTGTTTGTGTAACGCATCAACGGTCTGTGTCTGTACATGGTAGCTCCCAACACGCTAGCTAACATCCCCGTGTAAGTTGACGTTATTCCTTAAGCTGTTAAATCTCTGTCGCGTCTGTAAACACGGTGTCATCCTGACACATCGAGTTTTTGTTGCGCCAGCTATTACACACAGTACATAAGCACAAATAGAACTTGGTGTTTGTTGCGCTTTGTCTAAATGTATGTTCGCTATGTTCAGTATACATCTGCTAGACGTTAGTGTTAGTtagttttgttttccatttataCTCTAAACGCCTAAATCGGTTTCTGATTCATTTATGttgctaaaataaaataaaaaaaataaaaaacattacagccCTAAACACGTCACGAGTAAATACCAATCACAGGTAAATTACAATACCTGCTCAGCATTGTAATCTAGTAATGCAAGTAAACATAAAGTGAATTGCATATAcattaaatgtatattttagGTGTAGTACTTTGTGTGTGAAAATTTTTGACTTGACTATGTCTTGCAGATCTGCGAAAGCAGGCCAGACAGCTGGAAAATCAAATTGACCTGAAGTTGGTTTCCTTCAGTAAACTGTGCACCAGCTACAGCGGCTCCAGGGATGGACGTCGAGCAGAAACGTAAATCATCCTGAACTTAATTTGTGACAATTCTGATAGTGGATTGgctatttcatttatttttcagatcAAGTTCTTACACTtcagattatattttatttgtttattgtcaCCAATATATTTTTAAGATACAGTGCAGGTTGGGTATGTGGAAAGTCACTACAGGAAGTGTGTATGAGCAACGCAGTGGATTTCTAATGACTCCAATGCTGTTGTTCTCCAGCTAAAGTATAATTTACTATGAAAGAGGCAAATGAACCTTCAATCATCCTATTTTTTTCAAGCAGTAAAACATGTGTGTCTTCCATCACAACATGAGTAAGGAGGAAAGAGTGTCTTTGTTCATGGTTGCCCTAGTTGCTTTGTTCCACACTTTAATAGacttattttgttatttttatgaatTATTCTGCgttctttattttttccttgCCAAGGTCGGACACCACGCCCCTGCTGAACAACTCCACCCAGGACAGGATGTTTGACACCATGTCCGTGGAGATTGAACAGCTACTGGCCAAAGTAAGTCAACTACTGTATGGGACTATTTCACGGTTTGTGAAAGgtcaacaaaaaatatatataaaaaataatgcCATTTAAGGCAATGCCAAGATAATTAAAGAGATACATCTTGGTGAAAGGAAGAATTTGATTTCCACagttaaaacacacagttaaaaCACCCTAAGTCAAAACAGTATAAGTCAAGTGTTGTTGCTATTGTTGTCTTTTGACTGTGTGGGTCTTTTACTGCTATTGCTCTGTGTTTTATCATATTTTTTTGTCTGTCAGCTGACTGCAATAAATGACAAGATGGCGGAGTACACCAATACCCCGGGCACGGCTTCTCTCAATGCTGCACTCATGCACACgctccagagacacagagacattCTACAGGTTTGCCCTCATATTGCTCTTCATTTGATCTAGGTTCTTACTTCTCGCCTGTATGCACTttgcatcttttttttcatgtaaAGGATGTTTCATGTAAAGGTTCACTGTGCAATACAGCTGTTTTCATAAGGACACACTGTTTTTTACTTCACATTTTACTCTGTTTACTTTTTATTCTTCCTCCAAACCCACTTCATTTTCACaatgtttgttttccactcAGGATTATACGCATGAATTCCACAAAACCAAAAGTAACTTCTTGGCCATCCGGGAAAGGGAGGACCTTCTAGGGTCTGTCAGGAAAGACATTGAGTGAGTATTGAGCCACGCattgtaattatttattcatgcctAAATAAGTCCATGTGCTTGAAGAAAACCTTTAAAAATTGTTGTATTTCTGTGTATGATGTAAAGGCTTCAAACACTCAGCTGTTTGGTTATATTCTTACATAAATTGACcaaatttactgtatgtctgtgagAGTCTTGTCCAACACAGTGTTAttcctgctttgctgcttttacttATGAAACTGTGCATGACACTACACTCAATGTTTGACTATAGTGGTATGAATGTGGGCAATAAAACCAACATTATTCACTTTACAAGATTATTTCTTATAGGGAACCTTGACTCTCACTTGACACACATTTGAAAAATGTTGGCCGTTAAAACCCAAGTAGATTCATGGCCTCCTCGGCCTTTCGTTGAGAAAGTGTGTCCTCTTCTCAGATTGGCTTACTTTTGAGTGAGTGTATTGAAATGAGATTGGAAGCTTTCCCAGACCATGACTCTTGGCATTTTTTGTAATAGCTTATTGATCAGTAAGACACAGCATACTGTGAACACCGCAGGATTCCTATTGATCCCCCTCCATCCACTGAGCATGCCGAGAGCCTGGGTCTGCATTCAGACTCCATGTTTCATAGATCTGATTGACATTGCACATAGCACAGAGTTAAACCCCTGCTGTGTCTGTTTCATGGCAGGTTGTTAGGTGTCCtattatttaatcatttgataACTTCAATTTCTAATTGTATTTTCCTGGAAGAGCATAGTGATATTTACAGACTGAGGGGGGTTGTATGTTACTTTGTCAGTGATCAGCTGAACTTGGCGTAGCTTGTGCGCTGATTGGTTTGCTGCTGCATAACTCCATAAACAGCACACTGTGTTATGATGCCAGTGTTTTCTCACACCTGTTGATGAAGACCAGCACTGTATTTTTTGCATGCTGGCCCCTGTACCCCACAACACTGAAACATATAAAGAACAGCTACACAGCTCTTCCTctacattattatttaataataataaaccagaGCATTTTCAACTGCTCAAACCATGTTTATCTAGTTTactttttgtattgtatttcgTATACAACTGTAATTGTATTCATGACATTAATCTGATTTTAAATTGCTTGTACTGGGCGTCTGAGCACACTCATTATCTAATGATTAATGGAAGTTGCACTGCACATAAGCAATCAATATAACTGTGTATGTTGTTAGTTAGAAACATCCCATGAAGGCATCTCAACATGCAACAGTTCACTCAGCCTTCCCATTAAATCACATGACTGAGAGTGCCACTTACCCCTACTAATAGGCTCGGTGCTGATGAGCCTAATGCATACAAATGAGCCAGTGTTGTTGACCCAGTGCTCGAGTTAACTATGAGTAATGTGCCCAGGGGCAGGTAATGGGGGAACTGTCCGAGCTTACAAATAGTGGAATTACATACTCCACCATGAGTTATTGGGTCATGCTTTGAGAGAGAAAGTTTCTTTTGGGGGGAAAAAGAAATTGCCTCCCACCTCCACAGTGACCTCCGCTCATTGATCATGAGGAAAGTGGCAAGGTAGGACTAGAGTATGAACTCACTGGAGCTGTCCAGAAGAGTATAAAGAGTTCTCTCCAACTTGCTCGGTTCTTGGCACAGCTCAGACCGTGTGTGATAATAGGAGTAGAAAAGAAGAATAAATGGTCTGGAAAGTGAAATGTTGGGGCTAGTTTTGATAAGAAATTTGTAgatggaagctgctgctgttaaagTGATAAATATGTGTCTTTGCCAGGTAGAGGGCAGCACAGATCTTCTTCATGTGTTGAACCTGCTTAGGAATCATTTTATGTCCCTGTTTGTTAcaatacacagacacaaaaccatACTGAAAAAAATAGTGCAGgcctaaacaaaaaaacaacaataaattaGTCAGTGTTTTGCAGCAAACACTTGTCTCTGTCAGTGGTATATACAGTACTCACGCAAATGGTCAGGCAGACATGGCTTCCCGTTCAGTCCTCTTCACAACAGCAGAGCTGAGCATTCCCCCTGCTCCTGCTTTGATTGTAAATGTCGGCAACAAAAATGACAGCTTGCCTGTGATTTACGTTGGTGCCCTTTTTAAAAGGCCTTGCTGGAGTTATAAAGCCGGCTGTCAGTACAGGCAGTACAAGCCCCAGGAGCATCAGCCCTGCTGGCCGACAGGCCAGCGTGGGCTGCAGGCAGCTACTAGGGATGGCGTGTTTGTTCTTCCAGTTAGCTGGGTGGGGTAGGATGTGTATGGTATGAAcgtatgtgcacacacagtcTTATGTTACACAGTTCCCTTgtcttgttcttgttgttaCGCATTTGGACTGAGTCTTATTTGCGCTTCTATTTCCCACTATGGCATTCTACCTGTGTGGCGTGCTGTGTCATGTTTGAATGCATTTGAATTGCCATTTTATATCAGGAATATTTTTGATCTCCAAGGCATTCCATTGCACCAAGCTATTTGAGGTAACTTGTCTAATCTTGCAGGTGACCACAGATCGATCATGTTCAAAAGGCTGGTGTTGTCCAGGTGGTTGAAGCTTCCTTGTTAAGATGTTCCATCATAACCTCACTCTTCTGGGTTTAACTctgattgtctttgtgttagGTTGGTGCTAATGCAGGCATTTCCTGCTTCTGCCTCACATTAAGCTGGTAAACCACATGAAGGCTTTTACAGTAGGGACTGAGTGGCTTTGGTCACAGTCTGCTGGTTATTAAGTACTTTACTTATTCATTGAAGATCCCTGATTCGCCAGGAGAATGTTAAGTGCACCTCAAATTGCCAAAACACTTTTTAACAAGGACTGAGGAGGTGGGAAAATTGGCAAAAGCCTCACTACATGGTTAGCGTCTCCGATAACTGTCCCTGGCATGACTGATTGTGATTGTATAATAAGATTAGATCAGACTTCTGGGGAATCGGAAAGTTCTGTTTTATGTCATGTAGAGGAgcaaaaatgtctttgttaTCAACAGAAAGTAAATAGCTTTTTTTGTGTTATTACGGACCGTAATAATGTGTCTGTGGCTTTTTTAGGACCTACAAGAGTGGCTCTGGTGTCAACAACAGAAGAACGGAACTGTTTCTAAAGGAGCACGAGCATCTGAGAAAGTAAGTGCAGAGGCGACACGATAACTAAACAATCTGACTTTTTAatctgtcacagcagagattttAGGGACACTTTGGTATTCAAACCCCACCAGTTGTCTGGGTAGAGTGTAGCTGCAGAGCTCCGCAGCCATGATTTGTATATAGTTATAGTTTCTCAGGAAGCAAACAAGGAATAACTCATGTTGATGGTGTTGTACAGCTATCTCGCATAAATCTGGaaaaccctgctgctgctgatgccagCTCTTTAAGCCCTGGCACACTTTCATGCTTTAACTTTCCAAAATGagacatgtttttattatgtcACAGccattgatttgatttaatggAAGTTTTAGGATAGAGGAAATTCTCTCATTGCATCACTTGTCTTGTGGAGATATAATGTGTTGGTCCTTTTAATTAATGCATAAAGAAAACATGAATTGTGAAGCGATTGAACTTATTTGTCACTACAAAAACATGAGCAGAACGTACCTTTTCTTGCCACCTAAAGCCGAGTCATATTGACACAATAGGTCAAAGGATAATCTGCCAACAGCCCCATACATTCTCCTTCTGTGTTTTGGCTGACTctcactgcagcaacagcaTCATATAGTGAACTTTGTCCAATCTGTACGTGTGTGAGAGGCACCCTGGGTAGAATGTGAAATTAAATGTCAGCAGGTtatacacacactaacacacacacacataaacctaGAGTTATACTGCAGCACGTCCCAGGCATGAGAATTTTTAGTAGTTTCATAATTCAGCTCAAAACTCTTAGGAAAACTGTTCATAACAAATGGTGTAGCTGCCTCCACACACGTGAATTTATTTAACTTTAGGGCGTTAGCATTCCGTCAGTGCAGCTCCACCGAGTCTTCGTCTTGTGTCGAGTGGCATTGTAGTGCTAACTGTGACACTACAATGAAAGACCCAAGTGAATTTAATACATTCATAAAAGGGACAACCTCATGCCGTGCTGTCTCTGAAAGGGGAGTGGCCTTGAAAACATCATTACTAATCTGCTGAGCACCAAGTTTTAGGAAAGATGATCAAACTGGATATCGATATTACAGAAATTGTAGGAGAATTATTTCATTCCAGCAAAAATGAGCAGAATATAGATGgtgaaattattttattaaactcCAGCATCCCTCAGGCTTTTGACGAGGTGGCAAAGGAGAGAGATGATTAGAGCCATAAAACAGGAACGCGGGCCTGAAGAGAAAAGGGGCAAAGTGGCAGCTGAAAGTCTCTTCTGAAGTCTCTCTTAACCCAGAGACCACATGAATTTAATTGGCTTAACAGAGTAATAGCTAGTTTGCTAGTTGTTTctcttttattgtttatgttgtGGCCTGTTGTCATCTACCACAGAACCTGATGAGACAGACTACTTCTTCGTACCAGCAAAGCGTGGTACGAAGAATCTTGAACAAATTTGCATTAGACCCCGCTCGATATTAAGTTCGAACGTTGCTTTTGCCAAACACTCTAAATGTGTACCTTTTATAAATAGTGACACTTAATTTTGAGCTGTATCTTGATACTGTTTAGCTATTAGAGCTACTAAAGGTAGTCAGAGTTTCCTCTGgttatttttttacttcctttgttcttgtacagtatgtgattcaTTCCCTATCTCTTACCACAATAAGAATCTGTGTTCATGAATAAACTAGAAGATGGGAGGGACAGCCATTAAAAGTTgatgttggagcagctgtaatGGTAGCAGTCACATTAATAAGGACTTCCTGTGGATTTTTTGACATTGCAATATGCCTGTAAGTAAAAAGGCAAGTTTGCACTATACACTGTTACATATCTGTTCAATAGtgtagatttatttattttccaccacAGTCGTTACAATGTTTTGTAAAGAAAGTGTAAtttgaaatataaatacattattaTATGCCGTCATATGCTCATGTGATACTGTAGTTTGTGGAGCAGAGTTTGGATTAAGGGTGGGTTAACTGAAGGCTTCTGTTCAGATGCTCTTTGTAGTAGATTGCGTCCTTTG from Betta splendens chromosome 13, fBetSpl5.4, whole genome shotgun sequence includes:
- the gosr1 gene encoding Golgi SNAP receptor complex member 1, with product MAGIGSSNYWEDLRKQARQLENQIDLKLVSFSKLCTSYSGSRDGRRAETSDTTPLLNNSTQDRMFDTMSVEIEQLLAKLTAINDKMAEYTNTPGTASLNAALMHTLQRHRDILQDYTHEFHKTKSNFLAIREREDLLGSVRKDIETYKSGSGVNNRRTELFLKEHEHLRNSDRLMDDTISIAMATKENMTSQRGMLKSIQSRVNTLANRFPAINSLIQRINLRKRRDSLILGTVIGVCTILLLLYAFH